In Plasmodium relictum strain SGS1 genome assembly, contig: PRELSG_00_v1_179, whole genome shotgun sequence, a single window of DNA contains:
- a CDS encoding reticulocyte binding protein, putative: MRIIKGWISCLITTFTFLSFYYEKEVRTSLNRSKFNTNNLLFDSNLEKNKKLENTSITKCNIKGKERTNSAKNSFIQGLNSISTEEKDLGGYNNFVIKINEAFSEAKRAYITANSYRYSRSYLNKYSTEFNRTAMNDVWDFLDCEEKNIQFYKNTKKKMREQFYNLLSLKEDKKNDLYKSELSEFQSKIKIHLRTIDSYRKRCKEKDNNAYKKVDYYLYHEFCGIWGCISRINSPTKGYAYTTNIAYSDVLDNLLSSLSYYKTSDKKFSEIKDFLNSDRVQIIMKENICKNKVKNSLKLLIEEISDINDIYVKDVNMELSFFSSFRNDCKNAMSINITKNNIGYIFTTTLQRSGGYQQYNIWNNQLKTNFYKAEQKFKDLLKNALEELGEEINSLVYPENVMTEAKKIFTEGNGAYHRTKSLIEENFRLENLPHKYKNKRISDITSEITELYTRALAFNISLKDKYDSFNTKYMSIESNRDSVELAKRELLQEENKLTDITYDVLSKKRDIEDIIGSANNELILLKGGYDELMILVNEIQSLKENIQAKIDNLQELKRQEDEDNQKSIEEIRKYLEEIKKKISSLEIIIDFKGSAKNDLETIEKFIGETSFNDSEYIQKKQEADGKMDSVLKALYDDEKLEESFNKILRFLTEREAIEYMKCDFENLSNILSETKEKSLEINSILSKATDIMNTQVTPMVSNIVKLKNDIITNSIRDLYIKMXXXDSFESFSSKMNSLSEYISEYEQDKKKFEKYEDDITKRKSKFLHQNIEKDSDITEENSIYQDTLNPESVHLDRKSKIEEHISDNKKIMGTINDLLELYEKVEKYFDMLKDTQAVNDLRSLKNSINQEDINNKLTDYERRFDSAADSINSSINNIELSKKIIESVKILNKIINGYDSNNESINELRRNADLLKGKIEEEITVISKENDIEEEIKSKFLSQIYEKNENAEDIIKNINELRENITKTIESPKDLKNQVGSGGTIGYVEGYSSNISTEEAIFKNITDKIDKTKSSVELLNIEFDSAILIQNEEILEIVYNFIIKLYQKIYDDAQGKIEIIEETERNLESYNFESNTEKVQKESSRENLNTITQKIRDFMDIVRTYKSKIKDIKEESQKEFEESNNIKNNGENSSEKKNNMKEIYEKMKKILEKLQKEIEQLEFSLKNINEKKIEYKKELLYYYVDQISDKKEKSEEEITIIDRFDKKINQLKEKTADASYEELEKFNCEGYVSKAKESQQKMNELIQEVNVLKEEATRATMENEVDGIQIKVSEKLIDAIKEKGIIDNASSEIQSIEKLLMLHKLSSIMDNMRKNFQKAKEEEEIVKEKFAESEKIKKEILVDFQKAEELRDSLIEKLDDNSINTHIEEIRSINDLFATKIVSVSELLTIAEQYNGNCKLYHHSIERGKDKIEYLKIHDYNEEKKITDDVIEEINRYVEESGTYSNEADKFTIEARKNYELSCIYKEKMSDLLDESLLLGEKIKVEIKKNDVTDMLIEIKDDYYDIKNLLEKLVRKLNKLKEKDVSIKEQDKELAENKKSMDAFGLITVIKKNSDSFLAEIETLKQKVSTILDNSESAFESISTKNETDEEDISSKLKIEEDNLKNVLEVLKKMESNKQIL; this comes from the exons ATGAGAATAATAAAAGGTTGGATAAGTTGTTTGATTACCacatttacatttttaa gttTTTACTATGAGAAAGAAGTTAGAACATCATTAAATAGATCTAAAtttaatacaaataatttattatttgattctaatttagaaaaaaacaaaaaactAGAAAATACTTCTATTACAAAATGTAATATTAAAGGAAAAGAAAGGACAAATAGTgctaaaaattcttttattcaAGGCTTGAATTCAATATCAACTGAAGAAAAAGATTTAGGTGGTTACAATAATTTCgtcataaaaattaatgaagcTTTTTCTGAAGCAAAACGTGCTTATATAACTGCTAATTCTTATAGATATTCGCGTTCATACTTAAACAAATATTCGACTGAATTTAATAGAACAGCGATGAATGATGTATGGGATTTTCTAGACTGTGAAGAAAAGAACATACAATTCtataaaaatactaaaaaaaaaatgagagaACAATTTTACAATTTACTTTCACTAAAAgaggataaaaaaaatgacttATATAAATCAGAACTCTCTGAATTCcaatcaaaaataaaaattcatctAAGAACTATAGATTCATATCGTAAAAGATGTAAAGAAAAAGACAATAATGCCTATAAAAAAGtagattattatttataccATGAATTCTGTGGAATATGGGGATGCATTTCTAGGATTAATTCTCCCACTAAAGGTTATGCATATACTACAAATATTGCATATTCAGATGTTTTAgataatttattatcatcGCTATCATATTATAAAACTTCTGACAAAAAATTTTCAGAAATTaaagattttttaaattctgaTAGAGTacaaataattatgaaagaaaacatatgtaaaaataaagttaaaaattctttaaagtTATTAATAGAAGAAATTAGTGATATTAATGATATTTATGTGAAGGATGTAAATATGGAACttagttttttttcttcttttagaAATGATTGCAAAAATGCAATGTCAATAAATAttactaaaaataatattggaTATATTTTTACCACTACTTTACAACGTAGTGGAGGATATCAACAATATAACATATGGAATAAtcaattaaaaacaaatttttataaagctgaacaaaaatttaaagatttACTTAAAAATGCACTTGAAGAATTAGgagaagaaataaattcaCTAGTTTATCCTGAAAATGTAATGACAgaagcaaaaaaaatatttacagaAGGAAATGGTGCATATCATCGTACAAAAAGTCTAattgaagaaaattttaGATTAGAAAATTTGccacataaatataaaaacaaaagaatTTCTGATATCACAAGTGAAATTACTGAATTATATACTAGGGCACTAGCATTTAATATTAGTTTGAAAGATAAATATGATTCAtttaatacaaaatatatGTCTATTGAATCTAATAGAGATAGTGTAGAATTGGCAAAAAGAGAATTGCTACAAGAAGAAAACAAACTAACAGATATTACATATGATGTTTTGtcaaaaaaaagagatattGAAGATATTATAGGGTCAGCAAATAATgaacttattttattaaaaggtGGTTATGATGAGTTAATGATATTAGTAAATGAAATTCAAagtttaaaagaaaatattcaaGCAAAAATAGATAATCTACAAGAATTAAAAAGACAGGAAGATGAAGATAATCAAAAGAGCATAGAAGAGATAAGAAAATACctagaagaaataaaaaaaaaaattagtagtTTAGAGATAATTATAGATTTTAAAGGAAGTGCAAAAAATGATCTTGAAACaattgaaaaatttataGGTGAAACATCTTTTAATGATAGtgaatatatacaaaaaaaacaaGAGGCCGATGGAAAAATGGACTCGGTATTAAAGGCTTTATATGATGATGAAAAACTGGAAGAATCATTTAACAAGATACTCCGATTTTTAACTGAAAGAGAAGCTATAGAGTACATGAAATGTGATTTTGAGAATCTTAGTAATATATTAAGTGAAACAAAAGAAAAGTCATTGGAAATAAACAGTATACTTAGTAAGGCTACAGATATCATGAATACTCAAGTGACACCTATGGTAAGTAACATTGTGAAACTTAAGAACGATATAATAACGAATTCGATTAGAGATTTATACATTAAAATGAANNNNNNNGATTCATTTGAAAGTTTTAGTAGCAAAATGAATTCCTTATCTGAATATATAAGTGAATATGAAcaggataaaaaaaaatttgaaaaatatgaagatgatataacaaaaagaaaaagtaaatttttgCACCAAAATATCGAGAAAGATAGTGACATAACGGAAGAAAATAGTATATACCAAGATACATTAAATCCTGAAAGCGTTCATTTGGATAGGAAAAGTAAAATAGAAGAACATATTAgtgataacaaaaaaatcATGGGTACCATTAATGATCTATTagaattatatgaaaaagtagAAAAATACTTTGATATGCTCAAGGATACTCAAGCTGTAAACGATCTTAgaagtttaaaaaatagcATTAATCaagaagatataaataataaattaacagATTATGAGAGGAGGTTTGATAGTGCAGCAGATTCGATAAATAGtagtataaataatattgaattatcgaaaaaaattatagaaagtgttaaaattttaaataaaattataaacgGATATGATAGCAATAATGAGTCAATTAATGAATTAAGAAGAAATGCAGATTTATTAAAGGGTAAAATAGAGGAAGAAATTACTGTAATTagtaaagaaaatgatatagaagaagaaataaaaagtaaatttttgAGTCAAATATATGAGAAAAACGAGAATGCTgaagatataataaaaaatattaatgagtTAAGAGAAAATATAACTAAAACAATAGAGTCACctaaagatttaaaaaatcaagTTGGTAGTGGTGGTACTATAGGATATGTGGAAGGATACTCAAGCAATATATCAACTGAAGAAGCtatctttaaaaatattacagataaaattgataaaaCAAAATCATCAGTTGAGTTATTAAATATAGAATTTGATAGTGCAATTCTTATccaaaatgaagaaattttagaaatagtttataattttattattaaattatatcaGAAAATATATGATGATGCACAaggaaaaatagaaattataGAAGAAACAGAAAGAAATTTAGAAAGTTATAATTTTGAAAGTAATACAGAAAAAGTTCAAAAAGAAAGTAGTAGGGAGAATCTAAATACGATAACACAAAAAATTAGAGATTTTATGGATATAGTTAGGacatataaaagtaaaattaaagatataaaagaagaatCTCAAAAAGAATTTGAAGAatctaataatataaagaataatgGGGAAAATTCAagtgagaaaaaaaataatatgaaagaaatttatgaaaagatgaaaaaaatattagaaaaattgCAGAAAGAAATAGAACAGTtagaattttcattaaaaaatataaatgaaaaaaaaatagaatataagAAAGAATTATTATACTATTATGTTGATCAAATTAgtgataaaaaagaaaaatccgAAGAAGAAATAACAATTATTGATAGATtcgataaaaaaattaatcaattgaaagaaaaaacaGCCGATGCCTCCTATGAGGAATTAGAAAAGTTTAATTGTGAAGGTTATGTTAGTAAAGCTAAAGAAAGTCAACAAAAAATGAACGAATTGATACAAGAAGTGAAtgtattaaaagaagaagCAACGAGAGCTACAATGGAAAATGAAGTTGATGGTATCCAAATAAAAGTTAgtgaaaaattaatagatgCTATAAAAGAAAAGGGTATCATAGATAATGCATCAAGTGAAATTCAAAGTATAGAGAAATTGTTAATGCTGCACAAACTAAGTAGTATTATGGATAATATgagaaaaaattttcaaaaagctaaagaagaggaagaaattgtaaaagaaaaatttgcGGAAtcggaaaaaataaaaaaagaaatattagtTGATTTTCAAAAGGCAGAGGAATTAAGAGATTCCCTTATAGAAAAGTTAGATGATAATTCTATTAATACCCATATAGAAGAAATTAGATCAATTAATGATCTCTTTGCAACTAAAATTGTAAGTGTAAGTGAACTTTTGACGATAGCTGAACAATATAATGGAAATTGCAAACTATATCATCATAGCATAGAAAGGggaaaagataaaatagaatatttaaaaattcatgactataatgaagaaaaaaaaataacagaCGACGTAATAGAGGAAATAAATAGATATGTGGAAGAATCTGGAACTTACTCCAACGAAGCAGATAAATTTACAATAGAAGCTAGAAAAAATTACGAATTGTcttgtatatataaagaaaagatGAGTGACCTTTTAGACGAGTCTTTATTGTTaggagaaaaaata